GTCTTGTGCCCACAGATCTAGAACAGCAGTAACACCTATGTCCAGGGTCCACAATGAGGGCTAGATGTCTTCTCTATAAGTGATGGTCTATACAGGCCGCAGGGATCAGTATGGCTGAGTATGTAAAGGTCAACTAGTTCCaagccaggaaagggggtgtaTCCTCTGGATAGAGGGTATATTGCTGATCGGTGACGGTCTGACCACTGATCTGAGAATGCAGAGGGGCTTCGTGTCCATTGAGAATGTAGCCATGGTGGACTCACAAGCGCCCTCGTTCCATTCTTTTCAGTGCGGGCATCAGAAAAAGCCAAACGACAACTCTTGGCTATATTTGGCGCTCACATTGCACTCAATAGAGTGACAGCTTATCTGCATTCACCATGACTACATTCTCTATGTGAGTAACCCctccccattctcaggatcagtggacaTCTCAGTGTTCGGACCCCCATGATCAGCAATCTATGTATAGAGGATACGTCTGTATGGcaccacccctttaagaatagtCTTTGCCTCTATGTAGGTACGTTAAGCATGGCTGAGATACATCCCAATGGAGCTGACATATGCAACCCACTGCATTAGACTGCTGGAAACTGAATCCTGCTCTAGATATACAGTGAATATTTAACAACTAACTTCTGCTCCATCTGTCCTGTATGTTATTATGGATTAATAAAGTCTCATATACTTCTGATCTGTTTCTCCTTCCTTCACAGGTTTTATGAGATGAGAACATTTTTCCATAGGTCGTGTTTGgtgttgcagctcagcttcatccaAATGACTATGACTgtgtgcagtaccagacacatcctatgagtggcgctgtttctggatttAAAAATAAGACGTATTTATTAGCTCATACAATTAATGTTAGCTGTGCACATGTCTTATCCCTGTACTCATCTGTATGGGTTCACACCTGGCTGTTCTGCTACGCTCTTCCATAATCCACATAATATAGGTGCGACGtgatgatataataataataataaaataattttacagTAAAAGTAATACATTTTAATGCTGGTGATTAATATGTAAATTAATGTCTTTTGACCAATAAAAATGTCTCCTTTATAACACAAAAACCTCACATTTATTCGGCCGAgtatgcatgtgttttcaataaAGAGAAGGGAGTTGTTGGCTGCCAGATACTTGTCCACAAGGATACTcagcatgcccaatccttctttccaCTGACATAGGCCCCCATACACGTTAGATCcacggtagggaaccttcggctctccggctgctgtgaaactacaactcccagcatgctccattcacttccatgagagttccaagaacagcggagcgagtatgcatgctgggagttgtagttttgcaacagctggagagccgtacgttccctacccctgcgttAGATAGTCGTCTGGTCGTGCCAAAATTGGTGGGTGCAACTGAGTTTTCTGTAACGTGTTCAGGTATCCCAAGACCTTGTGCACACTGTAGAGCTTCATGCACCAAGGCGTCATGGTGTCTCTCCTGCTGTCCACAGTTCATGTATGGATGTGAGATGTACGGTACATCCCCACAAATATTTAAAGGTAATGTCCAGCTAAATAAAATGTTCTTTGGTTGTTCCAATGTAAATGAAAACATATTTCACTGTCGACCCAATTTCAGTCCCAGAAACTCCATTTCTGCTTTTCTTCCAACTTATGGCCAAGACCTAATAATTCCCCCTTCCTACATCATGTGACGTGATGTACAAATCGATAGTAGAAGCAAATATAATAAACTGTCTAATATAttgtatcagagaaaaatgctcttTTCCCCACTTGTCTTTACTTCCACCTCCAGCtacactgacattcactctgatatCTTTGCTGAACCTGAGGATGACAGAGATGTCAGATAACAGCTGACGATAGAGACTGAACCAATAACTCCAGTATACAGGTAATAAATGTAGATATGGAAAGATCATTCCCAAACCCCATCACATTATAACATATAAAGAAACCTTTCCCTTGGAGAATATCTATCAGAAGTGCcgaccacatgaaccccattaagGCAGGTGATTATTATAATAAAGGCAGATAAATTGATCACAAAAAGTTGGGCTGTAACTCTTAGTGACCAGTAGGTGTCACTGTTCTCTCCTAACAATGGCCCCATGTAGTCAGCCATCTTCTGAGGTAAAGCAGCAGAACCAAAGCTGTAGCAAATGGCCAAATACAGATAAAATACTGGTAAACTGGACTTGGCCAAGGTTTTGGACTTGAAAGAgtctctatggggtctgtgggtaactgctattttttttgcGGATtgtccatctttcaggtccccagaTGAacattaggtctggttcacatctgcgttcggcatcCCGCTCAGGCACTCCACTTGGGGATACCGAACGCCTTGacaagcgatgagcaatgaaagcacacagaccccatagactataatggggtccgtgtgttttccgagtcatacggagaggaaactagttcatgaagtacttttatcTCTGCGTGTTGTGTGTGgagaacacacagaccccattatagtctatggggtccatgtgttttcataagctcaccgcttgtcaatgcgttcggtattccatattccccatacggactccctgaacggaataccaaacacagatgtgaaccatagcctaaaatctgcaacaatcccCGCTCCATCTGCAGAGGTGACTGCCGTATTTGTTGGTTGTGGAGTTTATAGGTGTTTGTTACCAGTGATGTGGTGAATGGTTCCTTCATTACATTGAACCCAGACTGGACTACAGGGATGTATAGGTGACGTCACAGATGTTACCTATGGACACTTTCCATAGATCCCTGACTGGTCACTGAATACCGCGGTCCTTACAATGCTATGAGTAGACTGACATAATATTAATATACATTTCCTCTATATCCCTGCTTTACAGTGCATCGTAACTCTGGGCCCTCCTCGCCCATCAAGTGCTAATATTTCCTCTAGGACGTCCTACCCTACCTCCATTGTACCTGTAGAGCAATGATGAAGACCAACAGTGTCCACGCACAACTCCGCGGCTCAGTTGGACGAAGGTTTCTCACTTTTATTTATAGAAACTTTGAACTTTTCTTTCTCTAGACTCGAATTCGCACTGTCTGGTTCTGACTCCTTCTCCTGGTTTGGTACACAAGTGCAGCCCACTGGGATAGTGATGTAGTCCTCAACATAGACAGAGCGACCACCGGCACAGGAAGATGTACGACGGAGGATGACGGTAGGCATGTAGACTGGGGTAGAGCGAAAGTTCAGGTTCTCCTCTCCATAGGCTCCAGTCAGGCAACCCTTGCAGAGACAATAGGCTTCTGGGATATACTTGGGATACCTCATAGGGTTATATGTTATCCTAGAAGAAAGTCGGTACAGTGAGTCCAGTATGTGTGAACGTATCCTGGTACATTGGTAATTTATTCCTACACTTGACGTAAACACCTTTGAAAACATTTTGTAAATTGCTTAAAACTTCTATGATGATTTCTTAATATATCTATAGAATGGTTAGCGCTTTGCTTTCCTGATATTGAGCTCCAAATCTCCTGCACAGATGAATGTAAAAGATTACAcactacctgcagccaccactagggggagcttaggaaCTTACTGCATACTGTTGTGTATAACATCAATTGATAGGACAGTATGCTcacaggctccctctagtggtgactgaagGTAGTCAATTATCTTAAAAATGTTTTCATGAAAGCGATTTCATGAAAGTGGAGCCCTCGTGTTGTGAACAAGAAACCTGGACTACAGACTGGAACTATATCATATGTAATCCTGATTCTGTTTGGGATCCGACCACAGTTGGGTTGAGTGTAGAGGCCTCACGGTGAGCGCTTCAATGAGACACATTGCCGCAACTGCTGGTGCGATGATCTGGAGAACCATCACATACGACAGTCACTCCTAATAGtgatatgtgtcttatatacaagCGCTGAGTATACATCATGCCGTGTACGTATGACATGTCCGCTAAGGATTATATTATTCATTGGAGGGAGGAAGCCCAGACGAACTTCTTGCACAGGGGCCCTTTGCTATCAGTGTCTCCCCCTGTGCaagatctacaggcccagctacATCTGTGGGCCAGCGTCCTGCAGGATACTATACTGAAGCTGTACGGCAGCTCCCTGACCTCAGCAATCCTGAGATAGTGATAGGAGAGTCTTCACTCTCAAATACAACTTGGCACGAAATAAGGAGGATCCAGGTGACTGCTCAGTCTCATCTATTAAGATTTATGATATCTGGAAAATGTGTTGCAACATTTCTCTCCTTCCCGCTGAGTGCGGTTCGATAATAGCAGACGATATAACAGTACTTGGAAGGGATTCAGCTGATAAAGCCTCAGATATAGGCGAGAATTCATCTAATATTATCCTAAGTCACAGACATCCATGGTGAGATGCGGAGGACTCTTTTCAAGATTTGTTATGGAGGGCTGGGAATGTTATTGCCATATTCGGACCTTTAACGCTTATGGTGTATTTATAAGGTTTGTATGTGGGATCACAACCTATTGGGAGAATAGGGGTTCCATGACATAGCCATGTTCCTAAACTAAAAGTCTGATGGTGGTCAAGAAAGAGAGTcaagactgagcttttatgagaaTAGTCAAGGCACCATGCTTGGCTGTTTCCGTAATTCATCAGTCGTCGTGCCCAATCTACCCAACTTTGCCTGCATTACGTACAACACCAGGGGTCACAGGACCCTCATCTCCGACCTGATGATGTTGCATAGGTACACCATAAATGTCAATGGTTGAGATACCCTTTAAGCATTCCCACAGTAAGATGCCCACCAGCCTAGGCCTGTGTATGGAGTCATCTTCCAACCACACAGGCTATAAGCAAAGCTTCCCATACAGATATTGTTCTTATAGGAGAACCCACTGGTTTGCATAACAATTCACCTAATCTAGTGTATTGTATGTTGGGCATCAAAATGTGGTAACATAGTGAGGGGCTCCATTATGACAAAAGATCACGATAATAAAAGCATTTTCATAGTCACCTGTATGCCCATGGCGATATGCTGTGGATATTGACTGGTAGCCGCTGCTTACCATCCACCGGCGCTCTACCTCGGGTGCCGGCTGGGCAGCTGATGTTCTCCTTTTCCAGCGGCTGAAGCTGCAATGTGTGGTGATAGGCGCTGAGCATGCCGGCGGCCAGGTGGCCATACATCTGCTCTAACACCTCTTCTTGCCGGTCCGCACAACCCTTGGCTTTTTGTGGTGCCCGCTTTATAGGTTTAGAGCCCTCGGAGTTGACAATAAGTAGTCCAAGGAACAACATCAAAATGGCTTGTGCCAAAATGACCTGCAGACAGACGTAA
This sequence is a window from Leptodactylus fuscus isolate aLepFus1 chromosome 2, aLepFus1.hap2, whole genome shotgun sequence. Protein-coding genes within it:
- the IL17D gene encoding interleukin-17D codes for the protein MQPRNQVILAQAILMLFLGLLIVNSEGSKPIKRAPQKAKGCADRQEEVLEQMYGHLAAGMLSAYHHTLQLQPLEKENISCPAGTRGRAPVDGKQRLPVNIHSISPWAYRITYNPMRYPKYIPEAYCLCKGCLTGAYGEENLNFRSTPVYMPTVILRRTSSCAGGRSVYVEDYITIPVGCTCVPNQEKESEPDSANSSLEKEKFKVSINKSEKPSSN